Below is a window of Pseudomonadota bacterium DNA.
CCGGCAAGGTTTTACACCGGCATATGCCGGGCGCAGATTCTGAAAGGTTCGGGCATTTTAAGCTACTGGGAAGATGCCCTGGCACTTGTGATCTATTGCATTGTCATCTTCGGGCTTAGCGCATGGCGGGTAAAAAACAAGCAGATTTAAAGGAGAGATTTATCTTGGACAGGATTTGGGGATTGATTAAAAAGGAATATATACATTTCTATCGTGATCCGGTAGCGATGAGTTTGATTCTTTATTTTTATACAGCCTGTATAATCCTCTGTGGGTACTGCTTCTTCTTTGATGCCAAGCACATGTCTACCGTTGTCTATGATATGAATCGCACTGCTGCCAGCCGTGATGTCATTGAAAAATTCCTATCCACCGAATATTTTGATCTGGATAGCTATGCTGCTTCCATGGCAGACGTCAAAAGCAGACTCGATAGCAGTAAGGCAAGCGTGGCGTTAATTATTCCTCCCGAGTTTACCCGTGATTTAGCAAGAGGAAAACCCGCTTACATACAATTCATCGGCGATGGCAGCGACGCCAACCAGGCCGGGCAGGGGGGTGGTTTTGCCAAACGAATCATCGGCGAATTAAACCGGGATATCATAATGAACCGCTTAAATAATAGGGGGATAACTGTTTCCCATATACCCGGCATAGATCTTAAGATAAGGGCTCTTTTTAATCAGGAGTTAAAGAGCCTTTACTATATTGTGATATTTCATGTTGCTACGGCAGGTCTGATCTCAGGAATAATTCTTTGCTCCACAGCTGTTGTGAGGGAGAAAGAACGTGGCACTATCGATCAGATTTTAGTTACTCCCACCCGTTCCTGGGAATTATTGATAGCAAAAACCGTGGCTCCTCTTACAATCGGTTTGATTTCCTCTGTTTTTTCTTTTCTTGTTGTCTTTTGGTTTAATGTGCCCATGAGAGGAAACCCTCTGACTTTCTTCATTTTTATGGCCTTTTTTCTGGTCAGCTCCGCTGGGATCGGCATCATGATCGGCAGTGTCTGTAATAATATGCTGCAAGCTATACTTTTGTCGGTTGCATCGACCTTTCCCAGCCTTTTTTTAAGTGGTGTCATTACGCCTTTCGAAAATCTGTCACCATTTTTGCAGAAGGTAAGCCTTTGTCTGCCCTTTACACATTTTATGGTCGCAGCAAACGCTATCTTTCAGAAGGGTAATGGCTTTGATGTTCTTTGGCCTCAGGCTTTAATACTCATTGGAATGGGAGCAGGATTTTTGTCTATCGGATGTTTTTTGACCTGGAGGCAATGGAAACAGTAGGCCTTTATGATACAATTGTTTAGAAGTAAATATCTTTTAAGAATTTTATTTATCTTCATTATCTTCATAGCTCTCTATATTTACAATGAATATATTTCTACAGATTATCGCAACTCGAAAGATACTCAGATGCGTATGGCTGTTGTAGAAACTTTAGGCGGGCCGGCTATCCCGATAATCGCTCAATGCTGTACCTCAAGAAATCTTACAGAAGGCATATATGCCCGCCGCAGCGACTTGCCGGGTGGATTCTGTTTTCATTCCGACTGTGATGTGGTTGCAACACCTGGGTTAAGCTATGAAAAGGTGTTTACCCTGAAGGTTATAAAGCAATGAATAATATGGTCAAACACATAAACCTTTTGTTGATGGCATATCAAAATATTATCCGCTACAGAGGAAAATCTCTTGCTATATTAATTCCTTTAATTCTGGTTATGGCTACTGCTTCTTTTATGATGTTTACAAGAGGCGGCTTTGCAAAAGATGCGCAAACAGCTAAAAATTTTCTTCCTGATATAACCGTTCAGGCAATAGAAGCCGGGCGGGTGGGGAAAATATCCTTGGAAATTAAAACTAAGATTGAAAAAATACCCCATGTAAAGAAGGTTATTGCCAGGATATGGGGGTATCTTCCCTTAAAGATAGGATCAGTTGACACAGCCTATACCCTTATGGGTCTGGATCTTGACAACCTGTCGTACAGCTCTAAATTGCCATGGACAATTGAAAAAGGCGCTTTTCTTGTAGCCGGTGATCGCCGTAAGGCTGTACTGGGTTCCGGAGTAGCATTAAGTTTTAACGCCGATGTTGGAGACAAACTTCAAATCGAAGATACTCTGGGTAATAAGGGCGAATTTGAGGTGGTTGGAATTTTTAACAACACAGTACAAATTTACAGTACAGACCTGATCATTGTATCTATAGATGATGCTAAAGAATTTTTCAACTATGACAAAGATGAGGCATCCGATCTTCTTGTATATGCGGATAATCAGCAAAACGCCGATTTGATCGCAGGGGAAATTGTTGGCCGTTTTAGAAATACAAGAGTATTAACGGGTAAGGCGCTTACCAATCTGGTAAAGGAGGCTTTTGGACGCCGGGGAGGAACTTTTCAGGCGATGTGGCTGATACTGCTTGTAACCATACTACTTTTGGTCTGGGCGCAATCAGCGCACATAAGTGTAGATATGAGTAAAGAAATTGGAATACTAAAAGCTGTAGGGTGGCAGACAGGAGAAATCATTGAGATGAAAATGATGGAATCCCTTATTCTTGGTATAGGAGGAACGTCCGCCGGAATTCTTGCCGGGTTTGTTTACGCTCTGATGGGTACACCGGGAATATCAGGCTACTGTTTAGGTTGCGCCAGTATTTATCCAAAATTTCCTGTTCCTGTAAACTGTGATTTTATGTCCGTTTCGCTTCTTTTTATTCTGGGAGTACTACCCCTAACGGCAATAAGCGCAATCCCTGCATGGCTGGCCGGGGTTGTCGACCCGGATGATACGATAAGGAAATAATGAACTGAAAATCCGGGGGCAGAGAAAAATTTAGAGACGCAAGATTTTGCGTCTCTAAAGGATTGTAGGGGCGGGTTCACAACCCGCCCGGATGTCAGACGGTGGAAGCGATCGGCAGGTCCCCACAAAGGTTATTGAAATTCCAAGGTGAAAATTCGCTTATGATCAAGTTTGATAATGTAACAAAAAACTACCGCTCAGGAAAGGTTAAAATCAAAGCCCTTGATAATGTTTCTCTTGAAATAAAACAGGGGGAATTTGTCGTGCTAAACGGCCCTTCAGGCTCAGGCAAGACAACTTTTTTAAACATAACCGGCTGTTTAACAAGACTTTCAAGCGGGCGGCTCTTTCTGGCAGACCGTGAGATATCGCATTTTCCGGATCATTTTTTATCAGCTATAAGAAGAGAAAAATTCGGTTTCATTTTTCAGCAATTCAACTTAATTTCCGGATACACTACCTGGGAAAATGTTTCCATTCCCCTTTTACCAATGGGATTTTCTGAAAAAGACAGAAAAGCAAAAGCCATAAAATTGCTTGAAGACTTAAATCTTGAGACCAGAGCGGATTTTTTCGCAAATGAATTAAGCGGCGGTGAGCAGCAGCGGGCAGCAATTGCCCGGGCACTGATTAATAATCCTGAAATTATTTTAGCAGATGAGCCTCTTTCCAATATAGATATTGAAAATGCCGGAATAGTAATAGATGTTTTGGAAAAACTGAAAAAAAAAGGGATAACAATAATTATATCTTTTCATGATTCACAACCGCAAATTGCAAAATTAATTGACCGAATAATTTATTTTGATTCCGGCAAAATATCTTCACAAAAATAATAGCGCTAATGGCTTATGATTATAAACAATTTTATAATTACTTATCTCGTATGTTCATTTACCTCTATCTTCATTGGACTTGTTGCTGCATTTAACGGATTTTATGTCTGGAAAAAATGGGACATCAACAGCCATGCGGATGAACAATATCTTTTGGAAAAAAGGGTTTATCTTCTTATTACCATATTATCCATAGGATTTTCCATAAGGCTCCTGATGGTACCCTTATGGTTTTACAGTCTG
It encodes the following:
- a CDS encoding FtsX-like permease family protein — protein: MNNMVKHINLLLMAYQNIIRYRGKSLAILIPLILVMATASFMMFTRGGFAKDAQTAKNFLPDITVQAIEAGRVGKISLEIKTKIEKIPHVKKVIARIWGYLPLKIGSVDTAYTLMGLDLDNLSYSSKLPWTIEKGAFLVAGDRRKAVLGSGVALSFNADVGDKLQIEDTLGNKGEFEVVGIFNNTVQIYSTDLIIVSIDDAKEFFNYDKDEASDLLVYADNQQNADLIAGEIVGRFRNTRVLTGKALTNLVKEAFGRRGGTFQAMWLILLVTILLLVWAQSAHISVDMSKEIGILKAVGWQTGEIIEMKMMESLILGIGGTSAGILAGFVYALMGTPGISGYCLGCASIYPKFPVPVNCDFMSVSLLFILGVLPLTAISAIPAWLAGVVDPDDTIRK
- a CDS encoding ABC transporter ATP-binding protein gives rise to the protein MIKFDNVTKNYRSGKVKIKALDNVSLEIKQGEFVVLNGPSGSGKTTFLNITGCLTRLSSGRLFLADREISHFPDHFLSAIRREKFGFIFQQFNLISGYTTWENVSIPLLPMGFSEKDRKAKAIKLLEDLNLETRADFFANELSGGEQQRAAIARALINNPEIILADEPLSNIDIENAGIVIDVLEKLKKKGITIIISFHDSQPQIAKLIDRIIYFDSGKISSQK
- a CDS encoding ABC transporter permease yields the protein MDRIWGLIKKEYIHFYRDPVAMSLILYFYTACIILCGYCFFFDAKHMSTVVYDMNRTAASRDVIEKFLSTEYFDLDSYAASMADVKSRLDSSKASVALIIPPEFTRDLARGKPAYIQFIGDGSDANQAGQGGGFAKRIIGELNRDIIMNRLNNRGITVSHIPGIDLKIRALFNQELKSLYYIVIFHVATAGLISGIILCSTAVVREKERGTIDQILVTPTRSWELLIAKTVAPLTIGLISSVFSFLVVFWFNVPMRGNPLTFFIFMAFFLVSSAGIGIMIGSVCNNMLQAILLSVASTFPSLFLSGVITPFENLSPFLQKVSLCLPFTHFMVAANAIFQKGNGFDVLWPQALILIGMGAGFLSIGCFLTWRQWKQ